The region ATTAATCGACCCGGGTTCTACTGCAGGATGTGGCAACAGTGGAACAAATAATTATTGCAACTTAGCTTCTTTGTATGTGCCGGCTTTTACGCCAACTGCTTGTGGTACATTTACTAGTTCGAGTGGAGTTAATCATGTGAAGGGAACAATTTACACTTTGCCTGCCGGGTGTACAGCCACAATTGAAGCCGAATTTAAAAAAAGAAATTATTTAGGAGTAGGAGCTACGGCAACAGGTTGCAGTAATAGCGGAATGGATGGTTCTCCGGATGGATTAACGATTACTCAGTCGGGAGGCACCATTATTTCTCAATTTTCTCAAATAGATGTGAATGTCGGAACTTGTGGCGCATACGGTGCATTGGGTTCCTACACTACTGCTGTTGCTACTATTTCTCCTGGATGTAATAACGCAGATGGTTATGTAAGGATGGTATTAACCGGAGGTACATTTACCGTAGGAGGCGCATCCAACCGTGCTGATGAAATAATAACCTTTACTATTAATCTTTCCGGTACTTGCGGACCATCTTGCAGTAATGTGTTGCCTATAGAATTGGTTTCTTTTTATGGAGTTCCCGACGAAAATAAAGTGAATCTCCAATGGAAAGTTGCGAGCGAACTTAATGTGGCCTATTACATCATTGAAAAAAGTTTCAACGGTGTCGATTGGATGGAGATTTCCCGAATTCCATCCAATAGCGAAACCTTTGGTGTCAATCAAACTTACCAAACCTGGGATTATTATCCGCAAACAGGAATTAATTATTATCGTTTGAATAATTTGGATAAGAATGGCGATAGAGGAGATTCGCGGGTAATTATGGTCAATTTTTCAAGGGAAACAATGCCGTTTTGGTTAGAGCAAAATAAAGACGAATTGATTTTACATGCCGGCGCACTAAGTCAAAACGAAACGGTAGAATTATATGATGTTTCCGGACGATTGATTAATACGTTTGTGTTTTCAAATGGACTGGCTGTGCTGAGCAAACAAAATCTAGCAAAGGGTTTGTACAATTTGCGAGCCACTTCCAATAAAAGTTTTAAATTTAGCAAAGTGATTATTTATTAATGCGATTATTCATTTATATAATTTCATCTTTCTTGTTTTTCGCTTGTTCTGAATCGGCACACCAACCTGTGTTTGAAAAGTTAGTTGGAGTTTGGCAGATTGAAGGGGAAAATGAATTTGAGCAATGGACTAAAAACAACGATGGTACATTTTTCTCGGCCATGTTTAAAGTCAAGGATGGCGATACAACTTTTAGCGAAACTGTTAAAATTTATAAAAACGAAAAGTCGAAGTGGGTGTTTGAGCCATTGGTAAGCGGACAAAACGCCGGTAAGTCGGTTGCGTTTACAGAAGTACTACTCAACGAAACCCAAGTTAGTTTCGAGAACCAACAGCATGATTTTCCGAAGTATATTCATTATTCATTAGTATCCCCCGTAAAACTGGAAGCATTTATTGCGGGTGGCAGCGATACAGTTCGGTTTAACTTTAAGCGCTTGCCTTAAAGTATCTTTTAATTATCAAGACGTTATTGTTTAAATTAAGTCGCACGTATCAAATTTGCGTGGCTCAATTTTCTGCAATTTTATTTCAGTGGAAAATAACGTTACAATACCGGAGAAAAAATCAAGTGGTCCGATAAAAAGGATTTTTAAGTTTTTTGCATGGCTATTATTTATCACTGTCTTTTTAATTGGATCAGCCATAGCCTTAGTATTTTTTTATGAAGATGAAGTTAAGCAAGCAATTATTGGTGAGCT is a window of Bacteroidota bacterium DNA encoding:
- a CDS encoding T9SS type A sorting domain-containing protein, with protein sequence MKKSKVISQFSLIAGFFLLPILFKAQVSFSGCYISGALIDPGSTAGCGNSGTNNYCNLASLYVPAFTPTACGTFTSSSGVNHVKGTIYTLPAGCTATIEAEFKKRNYLGVGATATGCSNSGMDGSPDGLTITQSGGTIISQFSQIDVNVGTCGAYGALGSYTTAVATISPGCNNADGYVRMVLTGGTFTVGGASNRADEIITFTINLSGTCGPSCSNVLPIELVSFYGVPDENKVNLQWKVASELNVAYYIIEKSFNGVDWMEISRIPSNSETFGVNQTYQTWDYYPQTGINYYRLNNLDKNGDRGDSRVIMVNFSRETMPFWLEQNKDELILHAGALSQNETVELYDVSGRLINTFVFSNGLAVLSKQNLAKGLYNLRATSNKSFKFSKVIIY